The following coding sequences lie in one Lepeophtheirus salmonis chromosome 11, UVic_Lsal_1.4, whole genome shotgun sequence genomic window:
- the LOC121125986 gene encoding sialin, with protein sequence MGLSWRYIFAVLGAIGMAIIYGQKVNLSVAINGMVNKTALMEIDSASHGDDEHEVEFNPDEMCYVPGGSNNTAEDGPFLWTEQNKGLILGSYFWGYLVTQIPGGRIAELFSGKWVFLVAVLMSSLPTVLTPPAAYLGGFKLVIFLRIIEGFGGGLTFPAMNVLISKWAPSSEKSTLASIIYGGTSLGTVLSIPSSGLITSLLGWEWVFYLHGGLALIWCVVWMIFVTDTPETHKFISQSEKEFITSSHPPAKKGKKLTVPWKNIFTSVPFWGIIIAHFCNNFAWYMLLVELPVFMSDGLGFAIKENAGLSSVPFICNWLFSIVYSNRLDWARSKGYISTTNARKLSMGIASLIPSLCLIAVCLSGCNKTAVVTFMIVGTGFFGSMFAGVFSNHSDIASNYAGVLMGITNMIATIPGFVVPAVVGALTHGTFGLAPWHLIFYTTSGILLLELVVYSIMASGEEQPWNNPPDDHPDDEAEGQKMVE encoded by the exons ATGGGACTCAGTTGGAGATATATTTTTGCCGTCCTCGGCGCCATTGGGATGGCCATCATCTATGGGCAAAAAGTCAATTTATCCGTAGCTATTAATGGCATGGTTAACAAAACTGCTCTCATGGAAATTGACTCGGCAAGTCATGGTGATGATGAACATGAAGTGGAGTTTAATCCAGATGAAATGTGCTACGTTCCTGGAGGATCCAACAATACAGCAGAA GATGGACCCTTTTTATGGACAGAACAGAATAAAGGACTTATTCTTGGCTCTTACTTTTGGGGCTACTTGGTAACGCAAATCCCTGGAGGTAGAATAGCTGAGCTTTTTAGTGGGAAATGGGTTTTCCTAGTCGCTGTTCTCATGAGCTCACTCCCAACTGTTCTTACCCCTCCTGCTGCATACCTTGGAGGATTCAAACTCGTTATTTTCTTGCGTATTATTGAAGGATTTGGTGGTGGCCTCACTTTCCCTGCTATGAATGTTCTCATCTCCAAATGGGCTCCCTCTTCAGAGAAATCAACTCTAGCATCCATCATTTATGGAG GAACGTCATTAGGAACAGTATTGTCTATACCTTCTAGCGGGTTGATCACAAGTCTATTGGGCTGGGAATGGGTATTTTATCTTCATGGAGGTCTTGCTCTCATTTGGTGTGTTGTTTGGATGATTTTTGTTACGGACACACCTGaaactcataaatttatatccCAGAGTGAAAAAGAATTCATTACATCATCTCATCCCCCAGCAAAG AAAGGAAAGAAATTGACTGTtccatggaaaaatatatttacgtcTGTTCCCTTTTGGGGAATCATAATTGCACATTTCTGTAATAACTTTGCCTGGTACATGCTTCTCGTTGAGCTCCCCGTGTTTATGAGTGATGGTTTGGGATTCGCTATTAAAGAAAATGCTGGACTCTCTTCAGTTCCTTTTATCTGCAATTGGTTGTTCTCAATCGTCTACTCCAACCGATTGGATTGGGCTCGATCAAAGGGATACATTTCCACTACAAACGCTAGAAAACTCTCCATGGGAATTG CCTCCTTAATCCCATCTCTTTGTCTTATTGCCGTATGCTTGTCGGGTTGTAATAAGACTGCAGTCGTTACTTTCATGATTGTTGGTACTGGATTCTTTGGTTCAATGTTTGCTGGTGTCTTCTCAAATCATTCGGATATTGCTAGTAACTATGCAG GTGTATTGATGGGAATTACAAATATGATTGCAACTATCCCCGGTTTCGTAGTCCCTGCTGTTGTAGGAGCTCTCACTCATGGAACG TTTGGACTTGCACCTTGGCATTTGATTTTCTACACCACATCTGGAATCCTGCTATTAGAATTGGTTGTGTATTCTATTATGGCCTCTGGAGAAGAACAACCATGGAATAATCCTCCAGATGATCACCCTGACGATGAAGCGGAGGGACAAAAAATggtcgaataa
- the LOC121125894 gene encoding sialin-like, translating to MGLSWRYIFAVLGAIGMAIIYGQKVNLSVAINGMVNKTALMEIDSASHGDDEHEVEFNPDEMCYVPGGSNNTAEDGPFLWTEQNKGLILGSYFWGYLVTQIPGGRIAELFSGKWVFLVAVLMSSLPTVLTPPAAYLGGFKLVIFLRIIEGFGGGLTFPAMNVLISKWAPSSEKSTLASIIYGGTSLGTVLSIPSSGLITSLLGWEWVFYLHGGLALIWCVVWMIFVTDTPETHKFISQSEKEFITSSHPPAKKGKKLTVPWKNIFTSVPFWGIIIAHFCNNFAWYMLLVELPVFMSDGLGFAIKENAGLSSVPFICNWLFSIVYSNRLDWARSKGYISTTNARKLSMGIASLIPSLCLIAVCLSGCNKTAVVTFMIVGTGFFGSMFAGVFSNHSDIASNYAGVLMGITNMIATIPGFVVPAVVGALTHGTFGLAPWHLIFYTTSGILLLELVVYSIMASGEEQPWNNPPDDHPDDEAVGL from the exons ATGGGACTCAGTTGGAGATATATTTTTGCCGTCCTCGGCGCCATTGGGATGGCCATCATCTATGGGCAAAAAGTCAATTTATCCGTAGCTATTAATGGCATGGTTAACAAAACTGCTCTCATGGAAATTGACTCGGCAAGTCATGGTGATGATGAACATGAAGTGGAGTTTAATCCAGATGAAATGTGCTACGTTCCTGGAGGATCCAACAATACAGCAGAA GATGGACCCTTTTTGTGGACAGAACAGAATAAAGGACTTATTCTTGGCTCTTACTTTTGGGGCTACTTGGTAACGCAAATCCCTGGAGGTAGAATAGCTGAGCTTTTTAGTGGGAAATGGGTTTTCCTAGTCGCTGTTCTCATGAGCTCACTCCCAACTGTTCTTACCCCTCCTGCTGCATACCTTGGAGGATTCAAACTCGTTATTTTCTTGCGTATTATTGAAGGATTTGGTGGTGGACTCACTTTCCCTGCTATGAATGTTCTCATCTCCAAATGGGCTCCCTCTTCAGAGAAATCAACTCTAGCATCCATCATTTATGGAG GAACGTCATTAGGAACAGTATTGTCTATACCTTCTAGCGGGTTGATCACAAGTCTATTGGGCTGGGAATGGGTATTTTATCTTCATGGAGGTCTTGCTCTCATTTGGTGTGTTGTTTGGATGATTTTTGTTACGGACACACCTGAAACTCATAAGTTTATATCCCAGAGTGAAAAAGAATTCATTACATCATCTCATCCCCCAGCAAAG AAAGGAAAGAAATTGACTGTtccatggaaaaatatatttacgtcTGTTCCCTTTTGGGGAATCATAATTGCACATTTCTGTAATAACTTTGCCTGGTACATGCTTCTCGTTGAGCTCCCCGTGTTTATGAGTGATGGTTTGGGATTCGCTATTAAAGAAAATGCTGGACTCTCTTCAGTTCCTTTTATCTGCAATTGGTTGTTCTCAATCGTCTACTCCAACCGATTGGATTGGGCTCGATCCAAGGGATACATTTCCACCACAAACGCTAGAAAACTCTCCATGGGAATTG CCTCCTTAATCCCATCTCTTTGTCTTATTGCCGTATGCTTGTCGGGTTGTAATAAGACTGCAGTCGTTACTTTCATGATTGTTGGTACTGGATTCTTTGGTTCAATGTTTGCTGGTGTCTTCTCAAATCATTCGGATATTGCTAGTAACTATGCAG GTGTATTGATGGGAATTACAAATATGATTGCAACTATCCCCGGTTTCGTAGTCCCTGCTGTTGTAGGAGCTCTCACTCATGGAACG TTTGGACTTGCACCTTGGCATTTGATTTTCTACACCACATCTGGAATCCTACTTTTGGAATTGGTTGTGTATTCTATTATGGCCTCTGGAGAAGAACAACCATGGAATAATCCTCCAGATGATCACCCCGACGATGAAGCTGTGGGACTTTAA